In the Microplitis mediator isolate UGA2020A chromosome 5, iyMicMedi2.1, whole genome shotgun sequence genome, gAGTTCCCAACTctgtatgttatttttaaagacCATGTTGACATGTACGAAATAGTTGACTCAggtttgtaatattaattttcggACTTTAGTTCtcgttaattaacaattaataaattttttaaattattacttctTTTGCAGATGATGAAGACGAGAAAGAATTGACAGAAAAGCCACAAAGTCGCGGTAATAAACACAAAAAACGTCAACAAGATAACAAAAACAATAAACgccccaaaaattatttattttatcacgaCTCGTCAGATTCGGAAGCAGACAATGGTAATAAAGAGGGACATTTTGGTTTATCAAATATTCCAAATTACGATGAATTTGTAAGAATGTAAtaaaaagtgtaaataatttttttttttataataattataatttatatttattaaatattatgtcATTATGACGTTTAAAACttcaatacaaatttatatgaccgaaaaaatatacattttttatctaacACGTGGAAACTTTACTTAAAACaaactttattaattatcagtcATTAAAATCGATCGACTGGTTcagtgtgaaaaaaaattgtctagtTAAATAATCCAACCCTgaattatgtataaataatttttaatcttaacaattaaatacttttacccacatacaaatatattattcACACTAAAAGGTatagattaataatttaacaattgacgttaaaaaatttatgttaacatcaatttttaaaaaaaataataaatatttagttatcATTATTGTAGTTGTTGGTGTTAATATTTCTAGtgttaaattacaaaatgaaaaagtataatataaatacgAGGAATGCAACTAATCCAGCGACAGCTTTGACGTACATTGACTTGCTGTTTAAATGTGtcgcattttttttgtacttttgtGACAACATTGAGAGATTTTGAGTTTTAGAATCCAATTCTGTAAACAAATAAAGATTACTTTAATGATTATTTGATAACGATcaataatatcataaatatgtgaccctgaagttagaacggctgcccaatttcaaaacccAGTAAgagacaaatttttcaaaatcgattttttagcatttttaGTTCCAGTGTTTTTTGGATTTGATTCActacatatttcaaaaattttatttttctgttactgtgttttgaaattagGCAGCCGAGAAGACCatcaacaattttcggattttttgttttaacattaattacaaaagactaaaaatatgcatatatagaaaattaaaaaagttagaggcgtaattttttgaagtatttttatttttacaatctatcgtttctaaaaaaaatccaaaaattattagacgtcggttaacTTGAGTATCAGGGAgtatgaatgtagcagatatgtgacaatttataaaatttaaataaataaattaatttaaaaaatgcgcgcccttatttttcaaatattcaaatacgtatttctaaatttttattttactgacatttaatttatttatttaaaaataaaaaaattcaaattgtctgctacattttTACTCATGAGTGTCATCATAAATATACAGTTTAAAGTATAAAGTTCAAACCTGATAGAACAGTTCCTCTTTGCAAAACATCATCAATATTTTGTACCATAATTCTCTGTACATCTTGAAGCTGACTATTAAGTGTGTTCATATTTCTCCTAGATCTTCCATCAGAGAATGATTTCTTAGCtttctgtatgtatgtgtcaAATTCAATAAACGTATAAGGTCTAGTGACAGTATTAACCCGTTTTCCATACTGTGCATAAAATTCCTGTGCAATGTCTTCTAAATAACTGTAAGCCAAACGTTTGCTCCAATTTCTTTCACAGAGTACCAAATAACAGACGTCATTCtcaattaaataactaaaaataataaaaccataaaataatttagcgCCTCAGATACTTGATACGTAAATTTAaagtgtaaaaatatttttgaaacctACTGGAAGAGATAGGGACCAGTTTCAATGGTACATCTAGCTGGAGATTGTGGTcctaattttttgaacaacATTTTAGCTTGATTCTGATACTCCAGTATACTTTTCCCGCtctgtataaataaatatcacaattaatttaattacgtctgataataattaactttgagtaaatttataaagtaaataataaccTGTTCGTCCTCTTGCATTGTTGCTGCCAGAGGCAGCCCATCTGCTATCCTCGCAATCATCGTAAGTAACAccattgtaaataatttttattttaatttactttcggtttatttaaaatatatatcaacactagtttcaaataaattatcaactaATAGCTGTCTTATGTTTAATGCTGGTTTGTAGAAATATAAACActcatttaattttgtttaagtAGAGTGTAGAGTTGTAGGTACCATCAACTGATTCGCGCTATCACCATTCACTGCCAACCACGTCAGTCGATTCAAGTCCACCATTTATGTTATTCCTTCCAACTTCCAACTCATCATGTCATAGCTCACATTTACTCATATTGTATTgtctgtatacatatatatgtttacaTTCCCCacttaagttaattatttttatttttca is a window encoding:
- the LOC130667895 gene encoding vesicle-trafficking protein SEC22b-B, translating into MVLLTMIARIADGLPLAATMQEDEQSGKSILEYQNQAKMLFKKLGPQSPARCTIETGPYLFHYLIENDVCYLVLCERNWSKRLAYSYLEDIAQEFYAQYGKRVNTVTRPYTFIEFDTYIQKAKKSFSDGRSRRNMNTLNSQLQDVQRIMVQNIDDVLQRGTVLSELDSKTQNLSMLSQKYKKNATHLNSKSMYVKAVAGLVAFLVFILYFFIL